From Actinomyces sp. oral taxon 171 str. F0337, one genomic window encodes:
- a CDS encoding riboflavin synthase, which translates to MFTGIVEELGQVVALEHSAALEARSARLSVRGPVVVEGTRTGDSISVNGCCLTVSELSDGVFVADVMAETLQHTGLGALAPGSRVNLERALRPGDRMGGHIVQGHVDATGTLLARHHEERWDVLEISVPDELMGYVAVKGSIAIDGISLTVVDGAGSEGTGGRVTVSLIPETLRRTTLGLTQVGEAVNLEVDVMAKYIARYLSRYVPDNVPQSAG; encoded by the coding sequence ATGTTCACCGGAATCGTTGAGGAGCTCGGGCAGGTCGTTGCGCTGGAGCACAGCGCCGCCCTGGAGGCGCGCTCCGCCCGACTGTCGGTTCGAGGACCGGTCGTCGTCGAGGGCACGCGCACGGGCGACTCGATCAGTGTCAACGGCTGCTGCCTGACCGTCTCGGAGCTGTCCGACGGCGTCTTCGTCGCCGATGTCATGGCCGAGACCCTCCAACACACCGGTCTGGGGGCCCTGGCGCCTGGGAGCCGGGTCAACCTGGAACGCGCCCTGCGCCCCGGCGACCGCATGGGAGGGCACATCGTCCAGGGGCACGTGGACGCCACCGGGACGCTGCTCGCCCGGCACCACGAGGAGCGCTGGGACGTCCTGGAGATCTCGGTGCCCGATGAGCTGATGGGCTATGTGGCCGTCAAGGGCTCAATCGCCATCGACGGCATCTCGCTGACCGTCGTCGACGGCGCTGGGTCCGAAGGCACCGGGGGCCGCGTGACCGTCTCCCTCATCCCGGAGACGTTGCGGCGCACCACGCTCGGGCTCACGCAGGTCGGCGAGGCGGTCAACCTCGAGGTCGACGTCATGGCCAAGTACATCGCTCGGTACCTTTCCCGGTACGTCCCTGACAACGTCCCACAGAGCGCCGGGTAG
- a CDS encoding DUF1846 domain-containing protein — MRIGFDRDKYLRMQSSHIAERRAQFSGKLYLEFGGKLIDDMHASRVLPGFTPDNKIVMLAELADEVEIVMAVNAKDLARNKVRADLGIPYEDDLLRHIDAFRSYGLYVGSVVVTQWTDDNRQAHDFKRKLEALDITVYRHFPIPGYPGDVARIVSAEGYGRNEYIETSRDLVVVTAPGPGSGKMATCLSQIYHDHQRGISSGYAKFETFPIWNLPLDHPVNIAYEAATADLDDVNMIDPFHLAAHGVQTVNYNRDVEVFPVLSRLFEEILGSSPYASPTDMGVNMAGNCISDDDACRQAACQEIIRRYYRALVTEKREVIAPVQSQRIALLMAKVGVSKEDRPVVQPALEVATATGEPASAIELPDGRIVTGKTSALLGCSSAMLLNALKVLAGIDDDINLLAPASIEPIQKLKTQRLGSRNPRLHTDEVLIALAVSANGDDNARKALDQLETLRGCDVHTSTILGSVDEGIFRALGVQVTNEPVYATKSLYRKR; from the coding sequence TTGCGCATCGGATTCGACCGCGACAAGTACCTGCGGATGCAGTCCAGCCACATCGCGGAGCGCCGCGCCCAGTTCAGCGGCAAGCTCTATCTGGAGTTCGGCGGCAAGCTCATTGACGACATGCACGCCTCCCGCGTGCTGCCGGGCTTCACCCCGGACAACAAGATCGTCATGCTCGCCGAGCTGGCCGACGAGGTCGAGATCGTCATGGCGGTCAATGCCAAGGACCTCGCCCGCAACAAGGTCCGCGCGGACCTGGGCATCCCCTACGAGGACGACCTGCTGCGTCACATCGATGCCTTCCGCAGCTATGGGCTCTACGTGGGCAGCGTCGTCGTGACGCAGTGGACTGACGACAACCGCCAGGCCCACGACTTCAAGCGCAAGCTCGAGGCGCTGGACATCACGGTCTACCGCCACTTCCCCATCCCCGGCTACCCCGGTGACGTCGCCCGCATCGTCTCGGCGGAGGGCTACGGGCGCAACGAGTACATCGAGACCAGCCGGGACCTCGTGGTCGTCACCGCCCCCGGCCCGGGCAGCGGCAAGATGGCCACCTGCCTGTCCCAGATCTACCACGACCACCAGCGGGGCATCTCCTCGGGCTACGCGAAGTTCGAAACCTTCCCCATCTGGAACCTGCCCCTGGACCACCCGGTCAACATCGCCTACGAGGCCGCCACCGCCGACCTCGACGACGTCAACATGATCGACCCCTTCCACCTGGCGGCCCACGGTGTCCAGACCGTCAACTACAACCGCGACGTCGAGGTCTTCCCGGTCCTGAGCCGCCTGTTCGAGGAGATCCTGGGCTCCTCGCCCTACGCCTCCCCCACGGACATGGGCGTCAACATGGCCGGTAACTGCATCAGCGACGACGATGCCTGCCGGCAGGCCGCCTGCCAGGAGATCATCCGCCGCTACTATCGGGCCCTGGTGACCGAGAAGCGTGAGGTCATCGCCCCCGTCCAGTCCCAGCGGATCGCGCTGCTCATGGCCAAGGTGGGGGTGAGCAAGGAGGACCGTCCCGTCGTGCAGCCTGCGCTGGAGGTGGCCACGGCCACCGGCGAGCCGGCCTCGGCGATCGAGCTGCCCGACGGGCGCATCGTGACGGGCAAGACCTCCGCCCTATTGGGCTGCTCCTCGGCGATGCTGCTCAACGCCCTCAAGGTCCTGGCTGGGATCGATGACGACATCAACCTGCTGGCCCCGGCCTCCATCGAACCCATCCAGAAGCTCAAGACCCAGAGGCTGGGCAGCCGCAACCCGCGTCTACACACCGATGAGGTGCTCATCGCCCTGGCCGTGTCCGCCAACGGGGACGACAACGCCCGCAAGGCCCTCGACCAGCTCGAGACGCTACGGGGCTGCGACGTCCACACCTCCACGATTCTGGGCTCGGTGGACGAGGGCATCTTCCGGGCGCTGGGTGTCCAGGTCACCAACGAGCCCGTCTACGCCACCAAGTCCCTGTACAGGAAGCGCTGA
- the rpsT gene encoding 30S ribosomal protein S20: MANIKSQIKRIKTNEKARLRNKSVKSELKTYVRRVREAVEAGDKDAALEHLKAASRKLDKAVSKGVIHKNQAANRKSKLAKRVASL; encoded by the coding sequence GTGGCGAACATCAAGTCCCAGATCAAGCGCATCAAGACCAACGAGAAGGCCCGCCTGCGCAACAAGTCCGTCAAGTCCGAGCTCAAGACCTACGTGCGCCGCGTGCGCGAGGCCGTCGAGGCCGGTGACAAGGACGCCGCGCTCGAGCACCTCAAGGCCGCCTCCCGCAAGCTGGACAAGGCCGTCTCCAAGGGCGTCATCCACAAGAACCAGGCCGCCAACCGCAAGTCCAAGCTCGCCAAGCGCGTCGCCTCCCTCTGA
- a CDS encoding type II toxin-antitoxin system PemK/MazF family toxin, which produces MASLLNRILTLLGHAASDALSQKSSTPSGTSDSTPSGSAEPAQSRAPKSSAAKPSPTRTRSHDSGAGAGTTAPSSRGVGVYDVSTLGLPTFSYSPDPDGDADPGEVVWAWVPFEEDPTQGKDRPVLVLARHEARLVVAQMTSKDHDRDAAQEARWGRFWHDVGTGDWDHQGRPSEVRLDRLLLVEPASVRREGATMRREVFDGVVAALRRHHS; this is translated from the coding sequence ATGGCCAGCCTTCTCAATCGGATCCTCACCCTGCTCGGACACGCCGCCTCCGACGCCCTTTCCCAGAAGTCCTCGACGCCGTCCGGCACGTCCGACAGCACGCCATCCGGTTCGGCCGAGCCTGCGCAGTCCCGCGCCCCCAAGTCATCGGCGGCGAAGCCGTCACCGACCCGGACCCGCTCCCACGACAGCGGCGCCGGGGCGGGTACGACGGCCCCCTCGTCGCGGGGTGTCGGCGTCTACGACGTCTCCACTCTGGGGCTGCCCACCTTCAGCTACTCCCCCGACCCGGACGGCGACGCCGACCCCGGCGAGGTGGTGTGGGCCTGGGTTCCCTTCGAGGAGGATCCCACTCAGGGCAAGGACCGGCCCGTCCTGGTCCTGGCTCGCCATGAGGCCCGCCTGGTCGTGGCCCAGATGACGAGCAAGGACCACGACCGTGACGCCGCCCAGGAGGCGCGCTGGGGACGCTTCTGGCACGACGTCGGCACCGGTGACTGGGACCATCAGGGCCGCCCCAGCGAGGTGCGCCTGGACCGTCTGCTCCTGGTGGAGCCGGCCTCCGTACGCCGTGAGGGGGCCACGATGCGACGTGAGGTCTTCGACGGCGTCGTGGCCGCCCTGCGCCGCCACCACTCCTGA
- the trpA gene encoding tryptophan synthase subunit alpha, giving the protein MSRYPAMFAALKERGEGAFVPFVMVGDPDPDTSEAVIEALIAGGADALELGVPFTDPVADGPTIQRAHVRALAAGAGFRDCLEVVARVRRRHPRLPIGMLIYGNVPFAMGLERFYSQCAQAGIDSVLLPDVPIRESAAFSRAAEDAGVDAVYIAPPSAAAETLDAVAAASRGYVYAVSRVGVTGTERASSTVGLAESVERLRADAAAPVMLGFGISTPEQVAEAIAAGADGAISGSATVKIVERYAPEIVAASSGDNGGGGDEERRHYALGALRSDLVTFTATMKEATRPH; this is encoded by the coding sequence ATGAGCCGCTATCCCGCGATGTTCGCCGCCCTCAAGGAGCGCGGTGAGGGCGCCTTCGTTCCCTTCGTCATGGTCGGCGACCCCGACCCGGACACCAGTGAGGCCGTCATCGAGGCGCTCATCGCCGGTGGGGCCGACGCCCTGGAGCTGGGTGTGCCCTTCACCGACCCGGTCGCCGACGGCCCCACGATCCAGAGGGCGCATGTCCGGGCCCTGGCCGCGGGAGCGGGATTCCGCGACTGCCTGGAGGTGGTCGCGCGGGTGCGGCGGCGCCACCCGAGGCTGCCCATCGGCATGCTCATCTACGGCAACGTGCCCTTCGCGATGGGCCTGGAGCGCTTCTACTCCCAGTGCGCGCAGGCCGGCATCGACTCGGTGCTGCTGCCCGACGTCCCGATCCGCGAGTCGGCCGCCTTCAGCCGGGCCGCCGAGGACGCCGGTGTCGACGCCGTCTACATCGCCCCTCCGTCGGCCGCCGCCGAGACCCTGGACGCGGTGGCGGCAGCCTCACGCGGCTATGTCTATGCCGTCTCCCGGGTGGGCGTCACCGGCACCGAACGGGCCTCCTCCACCGTGGGGCTTGCTGAGTCGGTGGAACGACTGCGCGCCGACGCCGCCGCGCCTGTCATGCTGGGCTTCGGCATCTCCACGCCCGAGCAGGTCGCCGAGGCCATCGCAGCCGGTGCTGACGGTGCCATCAGCGGCTCGGCCACGGTCAAGATCGTGGAGCGCTACGCCCCTGAGATCGTGGCAGCCTCTTCTGGCGACAACGGCGGAGGCGGTGATGAGGAGCGCCGCCACTACGCGCTCGGCGCACTGCGCAGTGACCTTGTCACCTTCACCGCCACGATGAAGGAGGCCACGCGCCCACACTGA
- the trpB gene encoding tryptophan synthase subunit beta, which yields MTTPDIAPVPTASPDGAGPGERAHREPVEARLIATGTVLDSLVQERRERIDELRARFGHLRAEELPRSQRSFADALRTRSGQGRSPQPALIMECKAASPSRGTIRSDYDPASLAAQYAPYAAAVSVLTEPDRFNGSFDDLAAVREVVDVPVLCKDFIVDEVQVLAARSLGADAVLLMLSVVPDDVYRELAELAHGLGMEVLTEVSTPEEMHRASTLGAEVIGINNRDLRTLDTDLARTEELAPLAPAGVVLVGESGVGAPEDVRRLSGLVDALLVGSSLSGAADPGEAARELADAVPLPQPGGEGASSGLDRDGQGAGHHPRLPAFFGPYGGQFVPELLIPALDQLEDAFIDAQADPAFAAELDTFMTRYLGRPTAVTELCNLPLEGNARILLKREDLVHGGAHKGNQVLGQALLAKRMGKQRIIAETGAGQHGTATAMVCALLGLDCTIYMGATDVVRQAPNVERMELMGATVVPVDSGAGTLKDAVNEALRDWTASFADTHYLLGTAAGPHPFPTIVREYHRVISREARAQVLGLTGRLPDSVIACVGGGSNAIGMFADFIDDPGVELIGVEPAGEGLDTSRHGAPINKGLVGILHGARSYLMRTSEGQVEESFSVSAGLDYPGVGPEHAWLSDTGRARYVGISDDEAIEAFRLLSRHEGIIPAMESAHALAQALAMAREVPDGEEPPVLLVCLSGRGDKDLDQVQARLGGSFSTDGAVARASRMVEQMGKRTEYAGLNAARSTSLTTGPDEEF from the coding sequence GTGACCACCCCCGACATCGCCCCTGTTCCCACCGCGTCACCCGATGGTGCCGGCCCTGGCGAGCGCGCTCACCGTGAGCCGGTCGAGGCGCGTCTCATCGCCACGGGCACCGTCCTGGACTCGCTCGTCCAGGAGCGCCGCGAGCGCATCGATGAGCTGCGCGCCCGCTTCGGACACCTGAGAGCCGAGGAGCTGCCGCGCTCGCAGCGCTCCTTCGCGGACGCCCTGCGTACCCGCAGCGGTCAGGGCCGCAGCCCGCAGCCGGCTCTCATCATGGAGTGCAAGGCGGCCTCGCCCTCGCGCGGCACCATCCGCTCCGACTACGACCCGGCCTCGCTGGCCGCGCAGTACGCGCCCTACGCGGCCGCGGTCTCGGTGCTCACCGAGCCCGACCGCTTCAACGGCTCATTCGACGACCTGGCGGCTGTGCGTGAGGTGGTGGACGTCCCCGTCCTGTGCAAGGACTTCATCGTCGATGAGGTTCAGGTGCTGGCGGCCCGCAGTCTGGGGGCGGACGCGGTCCTGCTCATGCTCTCGGTGGTGCCCGACGACGTCTATCGCGAGCTGGCTGAGCTGGCTCACGGCCTGGGGATGGAGGTGCTCACGGAGGTCTCGACCCCGGAGGAGATGCATCGCGCCTCGACCCTGGGGGCGGAGGTCATCGGTATCAACAACCGCGATCTGCGCACCTTGGACACGGATCTGGCGCGTACCGAGGAGCTGGCTCCTCTGGCTCCGGCGGGGGTGGTCCTCGTGGGTGAGTCGGGGGTCGGCGCTCCCGAGGACGTGCGGCGCCTGTCCGGCCTGGTGGACGCCCTCCTGGTGGGCTCGTCCCTGTCCGGGGCCGCGGACCCGGGCGAGGCCGCTCGGGAGCTGGCCGACGCGGTGCCGCTGCCACAGCCGGGAGGGGAGGGCGCATCGTCGGGGCTGGACCGGGACGGCCAGGGGGCGGGGCACCACCCGCGCCTGCCCGCCTTCTTCGGCCCCTACGGGGGCCAGTTCGTGCCCGAGCTGCTGATTCCAGCGCTGGACCAGCTCGAGGACGCCTTCATCGACGCCCAGGCGGATCCGGCCTTCGCCGCTGAGCTGGACACGTTCATGACCCGCTACCTGGGGCGCCCCACGGCGGTCACCGAGCTGTGCAACCTGCCGTTGGAGGGCAACGCCCGTATCCTGCTCAAGCGCGAGGACCTGGTCCATGGGGGTGCCCACAAGGGCAACCAGGTTCTGGGCCAGGCCCTCCTGGCCAAGCGGATGGGTAAGCAGCGCATCATCGCTGAGACCGGCGCCGGCCAGCACGGGACGGCCACGGCCATGGTCTGCGCCCTGCTGGGTCTGGACTGCACCATCTACATGGGGGCCACCGATGTCGTGCGTCAGGCGCCCAATGTCGAGCGCATGGAGCTCATGGGGGCCACGGTGGTTCCGGTGGACAGCGGCGCGGGTACGCTCAAGGACGCCGTCAACGAGGCGCTGCGCGACTGGACCGCCTCCTTCGCCGACACCCACTACCTGCTGGGCACTGCCGCCGGTCCCCACCCCTTCCCCACGATCGTGCGCGAGTACCACCGGGTCATCTCCCGGGAGGCCCGTGCCCAGGTCCTGGGCCTGACTGGGCGGCTGCCGGACTCGGTCATCGCCTGCGTGGGCGGTGGCTCCAACGCGATCGGTATGTTCGCGGACTTCATCGACGACCCGGGGGTCGAGCTCATCGGGGTTGAGCCGGCCGGTGAGGGGCTGGACACGTCCCGTCACGGCGCCCCCATCAACAAGGGCCTGGTGGGAATCCTCCACGGTGCGCGCAGCTACCTCATGCGCACCTCCGAGGGGCAGGTCGAGGAGTCCTTCTCCGTCTCGGCGGGCCTGGACTACCCGGGCGTGGGGCCCGAGCACGCCTGGCTGTCGGACACCGGCAGGGCCCGATACGTGGGTATCAGCGACGACGAGGCGATTGAGGCCTTCCGGCTGCTGTCGCGCCACGAGGGGATCATCCCGGCCATGGAGTCCGCCCACGCCCTGGCCCAGGCGCTGGCCATGGCCCGGGAGGTGCCCGACGGCGAGGAGCCCCCGGTCCTGCTGGTGTGCCTGTCGGGACGTGGGGACAAGGACCTCGACCAGGTGCAGGCGAGGTTGGGGGGCTCCTTCTCCACTGACGGTGCCGTGGCCAGGGCCTCACGGATGGTGGAGCAGATGGGCAAGCGCACCGAGTACGCGGGCCTGAACGCCGCCAGGAGCACCAGTCTGACCACCGGCCCGGATGAGGAGTTCTGA
- the trpD gene encoding anthranilate phosphoribosyltransferase gives MSETNSAAPAAAEGRPAATAQEAHELLREVVQGRRLSREQASTVFAALGAGDLSEVETAALLAALHARGEEPQEVAGAASAFRQAARAFPSVSFPLVDVVGTGGDGVGTINISTGAGLVAASMGVAVAKHGNRAVSSKTGAADVIAELGLPLDVEPATAVELLARDHFTFLFAQAYHPAMRHVAPVRKALATPTIFNVLGPLVNPAHLTFQLMGVWDPGMLDMIAEAMVQLGRERALVVHGSGLDEIAVHRPTLVREATPDGVRAYEVTPEDLGVTSYELADLLGGEPADNARLLREAVSGEGRPAHRDAIAVNAGALLYLIGRADSLAGGTAAALEQILSGGVARHLESMTKASDLITETA, from the coding sequence ATGAGTGAGACCAACAGCGCGGCCCCCGCCGCGGCGGAGGGCAGGCCTGCTGCCACGGCGCAGGAGGCGCACGAGCTGCTGCGAGAGGTGGTTCAGGGACGGCGCCTGAGCCGTGAGCAGGCCTCCACGGTCTTCGCCGCCCTGGGCGCCGGTGACCTGTCCGAGGTGGAGACGGCGGCGCTGCTGGCGGCGCTGCATGCCCGCGGCGAGGAGCCCCAGGAGGTCGCCGGGGCCGCGAGCGCCTTCCGCCAGGCGGCCCGGGCCTTCCCGTCGGTGTCCTTCCCGCTGGTGGACGTCGTCGGTACCGGGGGCGACGGCGTGGGCACGATCAACATCTCCACGGGGGCGGGCCTGGTGGCCGCCTCGATGGGGGTCGCGGTGGCCAAGCACGGCAACCGGGCCGTGTCCTCCAAGACGGGGGCGGCCGACGTCATCGCCGAGCTGGGGCTGCCCCTGGATGTGGAGCCGGCCACGGCGGTCGAGCTGCTGGCCCGTGACCACTTCACCTTCCTGTTCGCCCAGGCCTACCACCCGGCGATGCGGCATGTGGCACCGGTGCGCAAGGCGCTGGCCACGCCCACGATCTTCAACGTCCTGGGGCCGCTGGTGAACCCGGCCCACCTGACCTTCCAGCTCATGGGCGTGTGGGACCCGGGCATGCTGGACATGATCGCTGAGGCGATGGTCCAGCTGGGGCGCGAGCGTGCGCTCGTGGTTCACGGCTCGGGCCTGGACGAGATCGCCGTCCACAGGCCGACCCTCGTGCGTGAGGCGACGCCCGACGGGGTGCGGGCCTACGAGGTCACGCCCGAGGATCTGGGGGTGACCTCCTACGAGCTGGCCGACCTGCTGGGTGGGGAGCCGGCCGACAACGCCCGCCTGCTGCGCGAGGCCGTCTCGGGTGAGGGACGGCCCGCCCACCGCGACGCCATCGCCGTCAATGCCGGCGCCCTGCTGTATCTCATCGGCAGGGCCGACAGCCTCGCAGGCGGCACTGCGGCGGCCCTGGAGCAGATCCTTTCCGGTGGCGTGGCCCGCCACCTGGAGTCCATGACCAAAGCCAGTGACCTCATCACTGAGACGGCCTGA
- a CDS encoding anthranilate synthase component II, translating to MAITSTQHHGQDVSQHPEGSSTAAAQAPARVVLLDNRDSFVYNLVDQFATLGSQIEVYRNNVPASRVLAALEPTAAEREAGHRPVLCLSPGPGYPATSGCLMELIATALEQAIPALGICLGFQALVEACGGRVAPVGPVHGRSDRVEVTEAGRTDPAFTVLNGGPLDVARYHSLGTRTLPEALVSLARTAPEDDSGSGGIVMAARHRSVPAVGLQFHPESILTPQGPALLKAITADLARTP from the coding sequence ATGGCAATCACCAGCACTCAGCACCACGGACAGGACGTGAGCCAGCACCCCGAGGGCAGCAGCACCGCAGCGGCCCAGGCCCCGGCCCGTGTGGTCCTGCTCGACAACCGCGACTCCTTCGTCTACAACCTCGTCGACCAGTTCGCGACCCTCGGCTCCCAGATCGAGGTCTACCGCAACAACGTGCCGGCCTCCCGAGTGCTCGCTGCCCTCGAGCCCACCGCGGCCGAGCGCGAGGCCGGGCACCGCCCGGTCCTGTGCCTGTCCCCCGGGCCGGGCTACCCGGCGACGTCGGGCTGCCTCATGGAGCTCATCGCCACCGCCCTGGAGCAGGCGATCCCCGCGCTGGGCATCTGCCTGGGCTTCCAGGCCCTCGTCGAGGCCTGCGGTGGACGGGTCGCCCCGGTGGGTCCGGTCCACGGCCGCTCCGACCGCGTCGAGGTCACCGAGGCGGGCCGCACCGACCCGGCCTTCACGGTGCTCAACGGCGGACCACTGGACGTGGCCCGCTACCACTCCCTGGGCACGCGCACGCTGCCCGAGGCCCTTGTCAGCCTAGCCCGCACCGCACCGGAGGACGACAGCGGAAGCGGCGGTATCGTCATGGCGGCCCGGCACCGGTCGGTACCGGCGGTCGGGCTGCAGTTCCACCCCGAGTCGATCCTCACCCCGCAGGGACCTGCGCTGCTCAAGGCCATCACCGCCGACCTGGCTCGGACCCCCTGA
- a CDS encoding anthranilate synthase component 1 — MPPTVSDTAPSAAPPAASPTVLTRPVRYPSDGGELLEHLTRAGQLRTTHNPADDNAAVRPVDCVLLESADITTKASRTTVAILEASARLTCWGGTVTAEALDVVNGEHAGSDGLAALTRLEEHLGEHVTDRSPGRLTLTLPTSVDDDPTLEERERLTALSTIEPLRVLAQAEVDHPHLPLEAGAFAFDYLSTFESLPEVAQGANTCPDYLFYDARIILVVDHPTREATLVGASVDTADLERRMDALAAAIDSIDNAADVEAPASSTDGAASPVLHAVPTTSDVDFEAVVEEMRGYIADGDVYQVVPSRGFTIACPDALAAYHVLRHANPSPYMFYLAAPDFELFGASPESALLHSARTGRVAIRPIAGTRPRGLHPDGSVDHERDTRLELELRTDAKEVAEHVMLVDLARNDVARVSRPGTRSVQDLLRVDRYSRVMHLVSEVSGELADDLDALDAFRASMTMGTLTGAPKLRAAELIRQAEGVRRGSYGGSVGYIRGDGELDTCIVIRSGFVTDGSALVQAGAGVVAASSPAAEVAETVHKARAVLEAVAAAQGAALIIDTTGKEA; from the coding sequence ATGCCCCCCACCGTGTCCGACACCGCACCTTCGGCCGCACCGCCTGCGGCCTCACCAACTGTCCTCACGCGCCCGGTGCGCTACCCCTCCGACGGCGGTGAACTGCTGGAGCACCTGACCCGAGCCGGCCAGCTGCGCACCACCCACAACCCGGCAGACGACAACGCGGCTGTACGCCCCGTGGACTGCGTGCTGCTGGAGAGCGCCGACATCACCACCAAGGCCTCGCGCACCACGGTCGCCATCCTGGAGGCCTCGGCCAGGCTGACCTGCTGGGGCGGCACCGTGACCGCCGAGGCCCTGGACGTCGTCAACGGCGAGCACGCCGGGTCCGACGGCCTCGCGGCCCTGACCCGCCTGGAGGAGCACCTGGGCGAGCACGTCACCGACCGCTCCCCCGGCCGGCTCACCCTCACCCTGCCCACCAGCGTCGACGACGACCCCACCCTCGAGGAGCGCGAGCGCCTGACGGCCCTGTCCACGATCGAGCCCCTGCGGGTGCTGGCCCAGGCTGAGGTCGACCATCCCCACCTGCCGTTGGAAGCCGGGGCCTTCGCCTTCGACTACCTGTCCACCTTCGAGTCCCTGCCCGAGGTGGCCCAGGGCGCCAACACCTGCCCGGACTACCTCTTCTACGACGCCCGCATCATCCTCGTCGTCGACCACCCCACCCGGGAGGCGACCCTGGTGGGTGCCTCGGTCGACACCGCCGACCTGGAGCGGCGCATGGACGCGTTAGCAGCCGCCATCGACAGCATCGACAACGCAGCCGACGTCGAGGCGCCGGCCTCGTCCACCGACGGCGCCGCCTCCCCCGTCCTGCACGCGGTGCCCACCACCTCGGACGTCGACTTCGAGGCGGTTGTGGAGGAGATGCGCGGCTACATCGCCGACGGCGACGTCTACCAGGTGGTGCCCTCACGCGGCTTCACCATCGCCTGCCCGGATGCGCTGGCCGCCTACCACGTGCTGCGCCACGCCAACCCCAGCCCCTACATGTTCTACCTGGCCGCCCCGGACTTCGAGCTCTTCGGCGCCTCCCCGGAGTCGGCGCTGCTGCACTCGGCACGCACCGGTCGGGTCGCCATCCGCCCGATCGCCGGGACCCGGCCGCGCGGGCTGCACCCTGACGGTTCAGTGGATCACGAGCGTGACACCCGCCTGGAGCTGGAGCTGCGCACCGATGCCAAGGAGGTCGCCGAGCACGTCATGCTCGTGGACCTGGCCCGCAACGACGTCGCCCGAGTCAGTCGCCCCGGTACCCGCAGCGTCCAGGACCTTCTGCGCGTGGACCGCTACAGCCGGGTGATGCACCTGGTCTCGGAGGTCTCCGGTGAGCTCGCCGACGACCTGGACGCCCTGGACGCCTTCCGCGCCTCCATGACGATGGGAACCCTCACCGGAGCCCCCAAGCTGCGGGCCGCCGAGCTCATTCGCCAGGCCGAGGGCGTGCGCCGCGGCTCCTACGGCGGCTCGGTGGGCTACATCCGCGGCGACGGCGAGCTGGACACCTGCATCGTCATCCGCTCGGGCTTCGTGACGGACGGGAGCGCCCTGGTCCAGGCCGGTGCCGGCGTCGTGGCGGCATCCTCCCCGGCCGCCGAGGTCGCTGAGACCGTCCACAAGGCCCGCGCCGTCCTGGAGGCGGTCGCCGCCGCACAGGGCGCCGCACTCATCATCGACACGACCGGCAAGGAGGCCTGA
- a CDS encoding DedA family protein, translating into MLERIHSLPYPWVFLFFWCLAMMRSHTMYWIGRGITAGTARTRWVSLLESPMYARAQAWSARWGVLAVPMSFLTVGLQSVIQISAGVARMPLRRYVAATAAGAIAWAAVYTTIGMAILTAWLTGPIGRIVVILAAAALIVSIVVRRRRRTTITETAGETGFVSQGRQG; encoded by the coding sequence ATGCTGGAACGGATCCACAGCCTGCCCTACCCCTGGGTCTTCCTGTTCTTCTGGTGCCTGGCCATGATGCGCTCGCACACCATGTACTGGATCGGCCGGGGCATCACGGCGGGGACCGCGCGCACCCGGTGGGTCTCGCTGCTCGAGTCGCCCATGTACGCCCGCGCACAGGCGTGGTCGGCCCGCTGGGGCGTGCTGGCCGTACCGATGTCCTTCCTGACCGTCGGCCTGCAGAGCGTCATCCAGATCTCCGCGGGCGTGGCCCGTATGCCGCTGCGCCGCTACGTGGCGGCCACGGCCGCCGGGGCGATCGCCTGGGCCGCCGTCTACACGACCATCGGGATGGCGATCCTGACGGCGTGGCTCACCGGGCCGATCGGCCGCATCGTCGTCATCCTGGCCGCCGCGGCGCTGATCGTCTCCATCGTGGTCCGCCGTCGACGACGGACCACGATCACTGAGACGGCTGGTGAGACCGGTTTCGTCTCCCAGGGTCGGCAGGGTTAG